Proteins encoded in a region of the Capra hircus breed San Clemente chromosome 3, ASM170441v1, whole genome shotgun sequence genome:
- the PPIE gene encoding peptidyl-prolyl cis-trans isomerase E isoform X2: MATTKRVLYVGGLAEEVDDKVLHAAFIPFGDITDIQIPLDYETEKHRGFAFVEFELAEDAAAAIDNMNESELFGRTIRVNLAKPMRIKEGSSRPVWSDDDWLKKFSGKTLEENKEEEGSEPPKVETQEGEPAVKKARSNPQVYMDIKIGNKPAGRIQMLLRSDVVPMTAENFRCLCTHEKGFGFKGSSFHRIIPQFMCQGGDFTNHNGTGGKSIYGKKFDDENFILKHTGPGLLSMANSGPNTNGSQFFLTCDKTDWLDGKHVVFGEITDGLDVLRQIEAQGSKDGKPKQKVIISDCGEYV; this comes from the exons ATGGCCACTACCAAGCGAGTGCTGTATGTGG GTGGGCTTGCAGAGGAGGTGGATGACAAAGTTCTCCACGCTGCTTTTATCCCTTTTGGAGACATCACGGATATCCAGATTCCTCTGGATTATGAAACAG AAAAGCACCGAGGATTTGCTTTTGTTGAATTTGAGTTGGCAGAG GATGCTGCAGCAGCTATTGACAACATG AATGAATCTGAGCTCTTTGGACGGACAATTCGTGTCAATTTGGCAAAACCCATGAGGATTAAGGAAGGCTCTTCTAGACCAG TTTGGTCTGATGATGACTGGTTGAAGAAGTTTTCTGGGAAGACACTTGAGGAGAACAAAGAGGAGGAGGGGTCAGAGCCCCCCAAAGTGGAAACACAGGAG GGAGAGCCTGCTGTAAAAAAGGCCCGGTCAAACCCTCAGGTGTATATGGACATCAAGATTGGGAACAAGCCAGCTGGCCGCATCCAAATGCTCCTGCGTTCAGACGTCGTGCCCATGACCGCAG AGAATTTCCGCTGCCTGTGCACCCACGAGAAGGGCTTTGGCTTCAAGGGCAGCAGCTTCCACCGCATCATCCCCCAGTTCATGTGCCAGGGCGGTGACTTCACCAACCACAACGGCACCGGGGGCAAGTCCATCTACGGGAAGAAGTTTGACGATGAAAACTTTATCCTCAAACACACGGGACCAG GCCTGCTCTCCATGGCCAACTCTGGCCCAAACACCAACGGCTCCCAGTTCTTCCTCACGTGTGACAAGACGGATTGGCTGGACGGCAAGCATGTAGTGTTTGGGGAGATCACGGATGGCCTGGACGTCTTGCGGCAGATTGAG GCCCAGGGCAGCAAGGACGGGAAGCCCAAGCAGAAGGTGATCATCTCCGACTGTGGGGAGTACGTGTGA
- the PPIE gene encoding peptidyl-prolyl cis-trans isomerase E isoform X1 codes for MRALVGTDTGDIGLGVGRNDPSIWRGGLAEEVDDKVLHAAFIPFGDITDIQIPLDYETEKHRGFAFVEFELAEDAAAAIDNMNESELFGRTIRVNLAKPMRIKEGSSRPVWSDDDWLKKFSGKTLEENKEEEGSEPPKVETQEGEPAVKKARSNPQVYMDIKIGNKPAGRIQMLLRSDVVPMTAENFRCLCTHEKGFGFKGSSFHRIIPQFMCQGGDFTNHNGTGGKSIYGKKFDDENFILKHTGPGLLSMANSGPNTNGSQFFLTCDKTDWLDGKHVVFGEITDGLDVLRQIEAQGSKDGKPKQKVIISDCGEYV; via the exons ATGAGAGCTTTGGTGGGGACGGACACTGGTGACATAGGCCTCGGTGTGGGGAGAAATGACCCCTCCATCTGGAGAG GTGGGCTTGCAGAGGAGGTGGATGACAAAGTTCTCCACGCTGCTTTTATCCCTTTTGGAGACATCACGGATATCCAGATTCCTCTGGATTATGAAACAG AAAAGCACCGAGGATTTGCTTTTGTTGAATTTGAGTTGGCAGAG GATGCTGCAGCAGCTATTGACAACATG AATGAATCTGAGCTCTTTGGACGGACAATTCGTGTCAATTTGGCAAAACCCATGAGGATTAAGGAAGGCTCTTCTAGACCAG TTTGGTCTGATGATGACTGGTTGAAGAAGTTTTCTGGGAAGACACTTGAGGAGAACAAAGAGGAGGAGGGGTCAGAGCCCCCCAAAGTGGAAACACAGGAG GGAGAGCCTGCTGTAAAAAAGGCCCGGTCAAACCCTCAGGTGTATATGGACATCAAGATTGGGAACAAGCCAGCTGGCCGCATCCAAATGCTCCTGCGTTCAGACGTCGTGCCCATGACCGCAG AGAATTTCCGCTGCCTGTGCACCCACGAGAAGGGCTTTGGCTTCAAGGGCAGCAGCTTCCACCGCATCATCCCCCAGTTCATGTGCCAGGGCGGTGACTTCACCAACCACAACGGCACCGGGGGCAAGTCCATCTACGGGAAGAAGTTTGACGATGAAAACTTTATCCTCAAACACACGGGACCAG GCCTGCTCTCCATGGCCAACTCTGGCCCAAACACCAACGGCTCCCAGTTCTTCCTCACGTGTGACAAGACGGATTGGCTGGACGGCAAGCATGTAGTGTTTGGGGAGATCACGGATGGCCTGGACGTCTTGCGGCAGATTGAG GCCCAGGGCAGCAAGGACGGGAAGCCCAAGCAGAAGGTGATCATCTCCGACTGTGGGGAGTACGTGTGA